Proteins encoded in a region of the Limanda limanda chromosome 17, fLimLim1.1, whole genome shotgun sequence genome:
- the lgals2a gene encoding lectin, galactoside-binding, soluble, 2a, with product MKDMLVKNMSFKVGQTLTLVGVAKPDATNFAVNVGSSDQDIVMHINPRFNAHGDENAVVCNSYIGGQWCEELREGGFPFQQGEEFKIIIGFTPQEFLVTLSDGSNIHFPNRIGAEKYSFLSFEGEARITSIEIK from the exons ATGAAA GACATGTTGGTAAAGAACATGTCCTTCAAGGTCGGACAGACCCTGACCCTTGTTGGAGTTGCCAAACCTGATGCGACAAA CTTCGCAGTGAACGTCGGCTCCTCTGACCAGGACATCGTGATGCACATCAACCCTCGTTTCAACGCCCACGGAGACGAGAACGCAGTGGTGTGCAACTCTTACATCGGAGGACAGTGGTGTGAGGAGCTCCGTGAGGGGGGCTTTCCTTTCCAGCAAGGAGAGGAGTTCAAG ATCATCATTGGATTCACCCCTCAGGAGTTCCTGGTGACTTTATCCGATGGCTCCAACATCCACTTCCCCAACCGCATCGGGGCGGAGAAGTACTCCTTCTTGAGCTTTGAGGGGGAGGCTCGCATCACGAGCATTGAGATCAAGTAA